Proteins encoded together in one Scheffersomyces stipitis CBS 6054 chromosome 5, complete sequence window:
- the AKL1 gene encoding Ark-family serine/threonine protein kinase (Ark-family serine/threonine protein kinase regulates the organization and function of the actin cytoskeleton through the phosphorylation of the Pan1p-Sla1p-End3p protein complex~go_function protein kinase activity; ATP binding~go_process protein amino acid phosphorylation): MGNFPKLPDGTELPVGSHKVTIVKYLSEGGFAHIYKVEIDPPEEDSNIACLKRVIVPDKNGLNLLRKEVDVMKTLRHGRNIVKYYDSHAERLDNGTYQVLVLMELCPNKSLLDYMNAHIKTKLSESQILTIMNDIALGLYEMHRLKLIHRDIKIENVLIDSKHAFKLCDFGSTSSPIMPPKDQIQFQALSHDILYQTTPQYRAPEMLDLYRGFPIDEKADIWALGCFLYKLCYYTTPFEANGDIAILHASFQFPSLPAYSGDLKNLIIIMLQENPLFRPNVVQVLMLVSKMKDTDFSSLNIEDIYNAGGYNFHALHDYQRHKQNELLQRQQLYYQQQSLAASVSHNASMASLPTVSDSLKVPQVSKVISNSSSHSAGPASESVTPQRSHSRSETSNMKSDGSLRAEGPLIKVDNSSVDLSNIDNLDNAEERYPTLDSLLNETDTAPTVEAVKEFEPNPVPSAHLHVHPPQQPKLKAESEEDVSIPEPPLGKRASIEKPNTFENDTDIYVSSAKPMVSSISQSTNPFPTVENPVVEISKSDMDIVSSGESKKDSNPWGEFRSNVPRKEPSENSHMDYSVPVAMNNEMSLPLPTEDISTSLLNPAEEFAEANLIDLDVGLDSSSSSVATPILLPKTRINNNNKDIYKLETEMSLLDLEIEEDTVNLPIAPGGSSHQPPFKKRVSSGVPSGSKFNFQEEVIDFASDDENPENGSKMNRISIRKSLKKPKSRKSGEHKRTDSSASEGKKRLSFFGGSLSG; this comes from the exons ATGGGCAACTTTCCCAAGCTTCCCGACGGAACCGAGCTTCCGGTGGGTTCCCACAAAGTAACCATAGTTAAGTACTTGCTGGAAGGAGGATTTGCCCATATCTACAAGGTGGAGATAGATcctccagaagaagattccaATATTGCCTGTTTGAAGCGAGTGATTGTACCCGACAAGAATGGGCTCAATTTGCTTAGAAAAGAGGTTGATGTCATGAAGACGTTACGTCATGGTAGAAATATCGTCAAGTACTACGATTCGCATGCCGAAAGATTAGACAATGGAACTTACCAAGTTCTAGTTTTGATGGAATTGTGTCCCAACAAGTCATTGCTTGACTATATGAATGCTCATATCAAGACGAAATTGCTGGAAAGTCAGATTCTCACCATCATGAACGATATAGCTCTAGGTCTATATGAGATGCACAGACTCAAGCTCATCCACAGGGACATCAAAATCGAAAATGTGCTTATAGATCTGAAACATGCCTTCAAGCTTTGTGATTTCGGTCTGACCTCATCTCCAATAATGCCTCCGAAAGATCAGATCCAGTTTCAAGCGTTGAGCCATGACATCTTGTACCAGACAACACCGCAGTATCGTGCTCCAGAAATGTTAGACTTATATAGAGGCTTCCCCATCGACGAGAAGGCCGACATCTGGGCCCTCGGCTGCTTCTTGTATAAGTTGTGCTACTATACGACTCCGTTTGAAGCCAATGGAGACATTGCTATTTTGCATGCTTCGTTCCAGTTCCCCCTGCTTCCGGCATATTCCggagacttgaagaacttgataaTCATCATGCTCCAGGAAAATCCATTATTCCGACCCAACGTAGTCCAGGTGCTCATGCTTGTttcgaaaatgaaagacACTGACTTTTCTCTGTTGAACATAGAAGACATCTACAATGCTGGAGGCTACAACTTCCATGCTCTTCATGACTATCAGCGCCATAAGCAGAAcgaacttcttcaaagacaGCAGTTGTACTACCAACAGCAGCTGTTAGCTGCTAGCGTCTCTCACAACGCTTCGATGGCAAGCTTGCCTACTGTCTCTGATCTGCTTAAGGTGCCTCAAGTGTCCAAAGTCATATCTAATCTGTCTTCTCATAGTGCTGGACCTGCTTCTGAGTCTGTAACCCCACAAAGATCACATCTGAGATCTGAAACTTCCAATATGAAGTCTGATGGTTCTTTGAGAGCTGAGGGCCCACTCATTAAGGTTGATAATTCA TCTGTTGACTTGAGTAACATCGATAACTTGGACAATGCAGAAGAACGTTATCCAACACTAGACTCACTTCTTAACGAAACTGATACGGCTCCAACAGTAGAAGCAGTAAAGGAATTTGAACCTAATCCTGTTCCTTCGGCACATCTTCATGTACATCCACCACAGCAGCCa aaattgaaggcTGAAAGTGAGGAAGATGTTTCAATTCCTGAGCCTCCATTGGGCAAAAGAGCCAGCATTGAGAAACCGAACACCTTTGAAAATGACACAGATATTTATGTCTCTTCAGCCAAACCCATGGTGTCGTCGATTTCTCAATCGACAAATCCTTTCCCTACTGTGGAGAATCCGGTAGTGGAGATCAGTAAATCAGATATGGATATAGTTTCTTCCGGGGAGTCTAAAAAGGATTCCAATCCATGGGGAGAATTCCGGTCCAATGTACCAAGAAAGGAACCTTCAGAAAACTCTCATATGGATTATTCTGTTCCAGTAGCTATGAACAACGAGATGTCATTGCCATTACCAACAGAAGATATCAGCACCAGCTTGTTAAATCCAGCA gaagagttCGCAGAAGCAAACTTAATAGACCTAGATGTGGGCTTGGATTCGTCAAGTTCGTCTGTGGCTACGCCAATACTATTGCCCAAAACTAGAatcaataacaataataaagATATCTACAAGTTAGAAACGGAAATGTCACTCTTGGACCTTGAAATTGAGGAGGATACAGTGAACCTCCCCATTGCGCCTGGTGGCTCTAGCCATCAACCACCATTCAAAAAGAGGGTGTCATCGGGAGTTCCCAGCGGAtccaaattcaatttcCAGGAAGAAGTGATTGACTTTGCTTCTGACGACGAAAATCCAGAAAACGGATCCAAGATGAATAGAATTTCAATTCGTAAATCACTTAAGAAGCCCAAGTCGCGAAAGTCTGGAGAACACAAAAGAACAGATAGTTCTGCTAGCGAAGGAAAGAAGCGGTTGTCATTTTTCGGAGGATCTTTGAGTGGGTAG
- the CTK3 gene encoding CTD kinase-I gamma subunit (CTD kinase gamma subunit (CTD kinase 32 kDa subunit) (CTDK-I gamma subunit)), producing the protein MDPFEAANQFAQILKGITPVLQSLVRAAHFALKNAESEDYLFPTIMNIFKDETVELNTKSTLFQFVEVLFNESYFFSQQPKYNYPYVQNMKEALPQILLSVLPSSNISNIHSAYTSLKHITKLFKIDCSNYIDKFDSFLLDADDIENLKKDVPFPEIDLDDEPETVDPLITTWNLLIKKKKQSQYERVRLLTKSEILDDDVPEDILFNIKEKTDKDVDKLTKKNIISRMEDDREAHKRSKETLWLVTRPPKSSYITEDEFLNHYWNKYHALDVEEDNAFLDSLDELNQVVAESYKDKQF; encoded by the coding sequence ATGGACCCGTTTGAAGCCGCCAACCAATTCGCCCAGATTCTCAAGGGAATAACGCCAGTGCTACAGAGTCTTGTAAGAGCTGCGCATTTCGCGTTGAAAAATGCGGAAAGTGAGGATTATCTTTTCCCTACAATAATGAACATTTTCAAAGATGAGACTGTAGAGCTCAACACCAAATCCACATTATTCCAATTTGTAGAAGTGTTATTTAATGAGTCATATTTCTTCTCGCAACAACCAAAGTACAATTATCCTTATGTTCAAAATATGAAGGAAGCCTTGCCTCAGATCTTGTTATCTGTGTTGCCTAGTTCTAACATATCCAACATTCACAGTGCCTATACTAGCTTAAAACACATCACgaagctcttcaagatcgacTGTCTGAATTATATAGACAAGTTTGATTCATTCTTACTCGATGCGGATGATATAGAAAATCTCAAGAAAGATGTTCCGTTTCCAGAAATCGATCTAGATGACGAGCCAGAGACTGTAGACCCTCTCATAACCACATGGAACTTGcttatcaagaagaagaaacagagtCAGTATGAACGAGTGCGATTGCTCACCAAAAGCGAAATCTTGGACGATGACGTGCCAGAGgacattcttttcaatatcaaagaaaagacagaCAAAGATGTGGATAAGCTTACCAAGAAAAATATCATATCAAGAATGGAAGATGATAGAGAAGCGCACAAAAGATCCAAAGAAACTCTTTGGCTCGTCACCAGACCCCCCAAATCAAGCTATATAACAGAAGATGAGTTCCTCAACCACTACTGGAACAAATACCATGCTTTggatgtagaagaagacaatgcTTTTCTCGATTCCTTGGATGAGTTGAACCAGGTCGTTGCAGAAAGTTATAAGGATAAACAGTTTTGA
- the TIF11 gene encoding translation initiation factor eIF1A (go_function translation initiation factor activity~go_process translational initiation): KGGKNRRRGKNDNSGQKRELIYKEDGQEYAQITKMLGNGRIEVSCFDGIKRMGHIRGKLRKKVWMGQGDIILVSLRDFQDDQCDVVHKYNSDEARTLKNVGELPESAKINETDTFGADDDEDVNFEFGAEDESEEEDDDLDIDDI; encoded by the coding sequence AAAGGTGGtaagaacagaagaagaggtaaGAACGACAATTCCGGCCAGAAGAGAGAATTGATCTACAAGGAAGATGGCCAGGAATACGCCCAGATCACCAAGATGTTGGGTAATGGTAGAATCGAAGTATCGTGCTTCGACGGCATCAAGAGAATGGGCCATATCAGAGGAAAGTTAAGAAAAAAGGTATGGATGGGTCAAGGTGATATTATTCTCGTCTCTTTGAGAGATTTCCAAGACGACCAGTGTGATGTGGTGCACAAGTACAACTCGGACGAAGCTAgaactttgaagaatgttGGTGAGTTGCCAGAAAGCGCAAAAATCAACGAAACCGATACTTTTGGTGccgacgacgacgaagacgtCAACTTCGAGTTCGGAGCCGAAGACGAGTCggaggaagaagacgacgacttgGACATCGACGACATCTAA
- the TPS3 gene encoding alpha,alpha-trehalose-phosphate synthase, regulatory subunit (go_function alpha,alpha-trehalose-phosphate synthase (UDP-forming) activity~go_process trehalose biosynthesis), whose product MTVIIGSLFLPYTVQFEVGPQFDYNGVDLKEATPVPGSAAEMRDTSRFQSVSTPIPISLSLTSGQTSSILPSLSKANSTSHTPLSSSPRHGDASKYSLNENDVNGFEDFFYNSQKWHKSHVQLEESLKEKLSPHYIQPRSRYSHLNYPSSSVVVDIKKQQQHDEEMGRTGLKINRSTTNLVDSNSATSLSALSKAATGASASSVGAGKLRARSSLNRAPPTFTLHSNSSTNSLAIAEEQEEQKQEVNEAPIEDVFDQDFYISNRRETKLAPFGGFSNPDIEGMLFNQESIFESAPWKVVFAQKGNVSLTKAVKLSVEDGVIHNNKWVGTLAMPSDSIPKHVIDDIAESLSNNYDSEAVFPNDITFQGHYKSFCKQILWPTFHYQIPDDPKSKAFEDHSWSHYKLLNQLVADKIVEVYKKENGEDADPADPENLIWIHDYHLLLVPLMIRQKLPNAKIGLFLHISFPSSEVFRCFAQRTEILRGMLGANCISFQTEEYVRHFLQTCNRLLLADTNEYGISYDGNLTMINTIPVGIDAASLSDVVESEDVKEWRSLIRDRWGGQNLIVSRDKLDKLRGIKQKLLAYEMFLTNNPEYIDTTVLIQICNGSANDSEYESEINQIVARINSLPDNISMSRPVVLLQKDIEFNQYVALQSEAEVFVVSSMREGLNLTCHEFITSTSEKNSPLILSEFTGSASLLNCNGKGSLLINPWDIKKFSETFKRSLTMDKKEKLMRWQNCFEVVLTRDSRHWVQSCLQSINEAWERDYKKNSTSLKRFTKQAFEKFYRDGKKGRRLFFLNLETPVATANPSHPNAHAAVAAAGKNSFSVPATVHAFMSDILEDPRNGVYLMSYLKKKDLDSLYRRYPKLGLIAENGGYIKLIGSSKWISTVDESELQSWMSQVKQLIDSKVERLPGSYCEVEDCTIRFHTGRAFIEDRERTIDTVGDTIQYINSLFQEQDDVHATLIRNVVVVQKNQLSLKALKFIISYYNQMKSGVDPETLIKEYRVKQVSPTAMPTTPDRSYEQLLPLLSPNSGRSQKGVTSIFFSGGSTPIDEPSYEYINFLKDVGELDNALAVVVLGADSDVKTSATHAARGKNELLGILSKATLR is encoded by the exons ATGACCGTGATTATCGGGTCTTT GTTTCTTCCATACACCGTTCAGTTCGAGGTTGGGCCCCAGTTTGACTACAACGGCGTAGACCTCAAGGAGGCTACGCCAGTACCGGGGTCCGCAGCTGAGATGCGTGACACCAGTCGATTTCAATCGGTGCTGACTCCAATTCCCATATCCTTATCCTTAACTTCGGGGCAAACCAGTCTGATTCTACCTTCTCTCAGTAAAGCCAATTCGACGCTGCACACACCacttctgctgctgccgaGACATGGAGATGCGTCCAAATACAGTTTGAACGAGAACGACGTCAATGGCTTTGaagacttcttctataACAGCCAGAAATGGCACAAATCACATGTTCAGCTAGAAGAAAGCTTGAAGGAGAAGCTTCTGCCCCATTACATCCAACCAAGATCACGTTATCTGCACCTAAACTACCCGAGCTCGTCCGTTGTCGTAGATATAAAgaaacagcaacagcacgatgaagaaatgggCAGAACAGGGTTGAAAATCAACCGCTCCACGACCAATTTAGTTGATCTGAACTCAGCTACTTCTCTTTCGGCTCTTAGTAAAGCCGCCACAGGAGCCTCTGCGTCTTCAGTAGGAGCAGGTAAACTTCGCGCGAGGTCGTCGTTGAACAGAGCTCCTCCCACCTTCACACTACATTCCAATAGCAGCACCAATTCTCTAGCTATAGCCGaggaacaagaagaacaaaaacaagaagtcaatgaaGCTCCTATTGAGGATGTCTTCGACCAGGACTTTTACATTCTGaatagaagagaaacaaAGTTGGCACCGTTTGGAGGCTTTTCCAACCCAGATATAGAGGGAATGCTCTTCAACCAGGAAAGCATCTTTGAGAGTGCACCGTGGAAAGTCGTATTCGCTCAGAAGGGAAACGTTTCGTTGACAAAGGCAGTGAAACTCTCGGTTGAGGATGGTGTAATCCACAATAACAAATGGGTAGGAACCCTAGCGATGCCTAGTGATTCCATTCCCAAACACGTAATTGACGACATAGCCGAATCTCTCAGTAACAACTACGACTCTGAAGCAGTATTCCCTAACGATATTACGTTCCAGGGACATTACAAGTCATTTTGTAAACAAATTTTGTGGCCCACTTTCCACTATCAGATCCCTGATGATCCCAAGTCCAAAGCTTTTGAAGACCATTCTTGGAGCCATTACAAACTCCTCAATCAACTCGTAGCAGATAAAATCGTAGAAGTATATAAGAAAGAAAACGGCGAAGACGCTGATCCCGCAGACCCAGAGAATCTCATCTGGATTCACGACTACCacttgttgttggttcCATTGATGATCCGACAGAAGCTTCCAAATGCAAAGATAGGCTTGTTTCTCCATATATCTTTTCCCTCTTCTGAGGTTTTTAGATGCTTTGCCCAACGTACTGAAATTCTTCGAGGAATGCTAGGAGCCAACTGTATCTCGTTCCAGACGGAAGAGTATGTGAGACACTTTTTGCAAACCTGCAACCGATTACTATTAGCAGATACAAACGAATACGGTATCTCGTACGACGGAAACTTGACTATGATAAATACCATTCCAGTGGGTATAGATGCAGCTTCTCTAAGCGATGTAGTAGAAAGCGAAGACGTTAAAGAATGGCGTCTGCTTATTCGAGATCGCTGGGGAGGCCAGAACTTAATAGTAAGCAGGGACAAGCTAGACAAGCTACGTGGTATCAAACAGAAATTGCTAGCCTACGAgatgttcttgacaaaCAATCCAGAATACATTGATACCACAGTGTTGATTCAGATCTGTAATGGATCAGCTAATGACTCTGAGTACGAGTCTGAAATTAACCAGATAGTCGCTAGAATCAACAGTCTTCCTGACAATATCTCAATGTCTCGACCTGTTGTATTGCTTCAAAAAGATATCGAATTCAACCAGTATGTAGCTCTTCAGAGTGAAGCAGAGGTCTTTGTGGTGTCGTCAATGAGGGAAGGCTTGAACTTAACCTGTCACGAGTTCATCACCTCTACGAGCGAGAAGAACTCACCATTGATCTTATCTGAATTCACCGGTTCTGCTTCTTTGCTCAATTGTAATGGGAAGGGTTCTCTTTTGATCAATCCCTGGGACATTAAGAAGTTCTCAGAAACGTTCAAACGCCTGTTAACAATGGATAAGAAGGAAAAACTCATGAGATGGCAAAACTGTTTTGAGGTTGTCTTGACTAGAGATTCCAGACATTGGGTTCAGAGTTGTCTCCAGAGTATAAATGAAGCCTGGGAAAGagactacaagaagaattctacaagtttAAAAAGATTTACCAAACAAGcgtttgaaaaattctacAGGGACGGCAAGAAAGGGAGAAGactctttttcttgaatctCGAGACTCCTGTCGCAACAGCCAATCCTTCTCATCCTAACGCACATGCTGCCGTAGCAGCAGCAGGCAAGAACTCTTTCAGTGTTCCAGCTACTGTTCATGCTTTCATGAGCGATATCTTGGAAGACCCTCGTAATGGTGTATATTTAATGAGTTActtaaagaagaaagacttggaTAGTCTCTACAGAAGATATCCCAAGTTGGGTTTAATTGCTGAAAATGGAGGTTACATAAAACTTATAGGATCCAGCAAATGGATCTCTACTGTTGATGAGTCGGAACTTCAAAGTTGGATGTCACAAGTGAAACAGTTGATCGATTCGAAAGTCGAAAGGTTGCCGGGTTCCTACtgtgaagttgaagattgtaCAATCAGATTTCACACTGGTCGTGCATTTATAGAAGACAGGGAAAGAACTATAGACACAGTGGGAGACACCATCCAATATATCAACAGCTTGTTCCAAGAACAGGATGATGTACATGCTACTTTAATAAGGaatgttgttgttgtgcAAAAAAACCAATTATCGCTCAAGGCCCTCAAGTTCATTATATCGTACTACAATCAAATGAAGTCAGGAGTAGATCCAGAAACACTAATCAAAGAATACAGAGTCAAGCAGGTCTCACCGACAGCAATGCCAACCACTCCAGACAGAAGTTACGAACAGTTGCTTCCACTACTTTCCCCTAATAGTGGAAGGTCGCAGAAGGGTGTAACTTCCATATTCTTTTCTGGAGGATCTACACCTATCGATGAGCCCAGTTACGAGTACattaacttcttgaaagatgTGGGTGAACTCGACAATGCTTTGGCAGTTGTCGTATTGGGGGCAGATTCGGATGTCAAGACCTCCGCTACTCATGCTGCCAGAGGTAAAAACGAGCTTTTAGGCATTTTATCAAAGGCTACGTTGCGTTAA